In a genomic window of Zingiber officinale cultivar Zhangliang chromosome 9B, Zo_v1.1, whole genome shotgun sequence:
- the LOC122024851 gene encoding ACT domain-containing protein DS12, chloroplastic-like — protein MLLMCDRSIYHVVFVLNPRLLDWSICLFFACVLFSADVVLWDIVRCPSQRTPRATYPTAVEDDSSKETDRIPTPKVIIDQDSNPDATIVEVAFGDRLGALLDTVFDPVPWIVPHIL, from the exons ATGTTACTGATGTGTGATCGTTCTATATACCATGTCGTGTTTGTTCTTAACCCTCGATTGTTGGATTGGAGCATATGCTTGTTCTTTGCGTGTGTCTTATTTTCTGCTGATGTTGTATTATGGGATATTGTCAGATGTCCATCCCAACGCACTCCTAGAGCTACATACCCAACTGCTGTTGAG GATGACAGTTCCAAAGAGACTGACAGAATTCCAACACCTAAAGTGATAATTGATCAAGACTCAAACCCAGATGCAACCATCGTCGAGGTAGCCTTTGGCGATCGCCTTGGAGCACTACTTGACACT GTCTTTGATCCGGTTCCCTGGATTGTTCCACATATCCTATGA